TCACAAATTCGAGCATCGTAATAATTTTGTGATAACAGAATAAATAGTCATAAAAATGTCACTAGTCCGTCAAAATTGATGCATTCTATCATAAAACCATCACCAAATTCATCACAAAAAACTCGTCACGAATATGTGTTTTTCTTGCGGGACAAAAAGTTGGACAAGAAAATAAACTACTCACGCACATGAATTTTTACTATCACACTTCTATTTACTTGCAGAAGAGAAAAAACAATTACACTATGATACACTATGTTTAAACTGTCAAAAcattaaaagaaatataaaattgTCTTTACATATATGTTTCTTCAGCACGTTTCAGGAACATCAGATTCAAATGTTAAAATAAGCTTTTTACAATAGGCCAAGTTGCCATAGACTTGAAATATGCTGGCAATTCGAATTGCTCAACCAAAGTTTGCAAACTTTAGAAACACTGCTCTATCTCAATTTTTGAAGCCAAGGTTCGCAGGGGGCTGTAAATATTGCTGGTACAACGCTGCTATCCTGCTATAAGCATCCATGTTCATTGGCTGCAAAAATGATTTCATATTCCAAAGCTGTTAAAATCCGTTCTTTAACAGAAAATTCTTCATTTTGCAGCAAGTTTTGGCCggtaaatataaataataataataataataataataataataataataataataataataataataataataacaataataagaaaAGCCCCTCTAGATGCTACACTTTTATTAAGGATGTCAAGACACCGCTTGGCAAAAAACTTTTCTTACAtgtgtatatataaataatagtatAGTATTTTTTAAGAACAAATGTACAAAGTAAATAGTAGTATCAAGTTGTTATACTAGTAAGTAAAACATTAATTAGAAGCACCACCATTTGGACCCAAACCTTGTACAAGATGAATAGTCACAATAGACCGATATTTTCATGCAATAGACCTGATAATGACTATTTTAAAAATCTTGAATAATTGATCATTGACATTTAACAagcgtaataataataatatattctcGTTTTTACCTGTGATTGGCAAGTAGGGAAGGCAGCTAATGGATCCGGGACAAGAGAAGCGGCATTTATATTACGATCTCCGGGGCTAACCCCAGAGGCAATAGGCATGAAATTAGAGGCAGTGGGATGTAGAAGTGAAGGCATTGGCATTGCAGTAATGTTGGGGCGGCTTATAAGGGCGCCATTGATATGCATGAATCCAGCCATTCCCATTCCCATGGATGCCATTTGAAGCTGTTGTTGCTGCTGCAGCACTGCCATATTTGCCAACATTGGAGACATATTGTTATTCATCCCGCTCATTGCTTGAACTTGAGCTTGTAGTTGCTTCAAATATTCTATCACTTCATCCAACATCGATGCCTTGTTAGTCTGCAACAGACACATGTATAACAATTTagtaagttatatatatatatagaggaaGGTTTAGACTTTAAATTTGAACTTTATGAGTTCAGGTATAGTTGAATTCACTTTAGTAGAGTTATTGGTTTTGAAATTGAATATCTATACATATTTAATAGATTTTGAAGTCATATACAAGGTGCAAATTAAAAGATACTATTGAACATTTACCTTATCTTCCACACTAGTGGATAAAAAGATACTCCCAATAATGATGCAATGATACTCTATTTTGATTGACTTTAGTAGTATTGTGGATCCTACTCTTTCCGCAAAGACCACTTTTACTTTGTATTAACTCATTCAATGCAAATAAGAACAAGTTTAGATAAGAATAAAGAAGTAAGGAaccatttaaaagaaaaaaacataTTTTGTTCAGTGTCAAATGGTTTAAATGTCAGCAATGATTGACATGCAAAAAACAACAAAATTTGTTAGGGTCCTATTTGTCGAGTGTTTTTCCTCATAGGATATGCATGTGGACTCGGTTCATTTGAGACTTTCCAAATATTAATGCCTTCGAACAGATTAGGACCGCCTCGTACAAAATTGTCTGTTGTCCATTTTCAGTCATTAAATTAAAACTGTCCACTTTTATGTTCTTCTTCGGCACTTCTTTTTTCATTGTAGACATCCTAAATGATTCAGTTCattttttatattatgttatactTTCTTACAAGTCCCTAGATTTTTCTCTATCAAATTAGTTTTTAGCTATTATTTTAATGACTTTTCACATTACTGACATTATATTCAAATCAAACTGATATCGTAAGCTCCATATAAATCAAATAGTCTTtcataaaatatgataaaaaggCTATTTTTTTttagggggggaggggggataaCTTAACTGCTGAAATTTAGCCAATTTTCACTTCCACTTCAGCAACGTGGCCGACTTTTGTGGGTCAGTTCTACTTAAGCTTGAATTTTATGTGCACATATTTATGTCTTTCTAATTGCACATTAGGTAACTATATAAAATTAATCAGTAGCCAAAGACTTCTCGAGAAAAAATATAAGGaaaataaattatttgaaataacgGTTGGGAAGTAATGAAGTGGCCGAGAGCAGAAATAAGTCAAGGACTAGAAATATTCTGTATTTAAGCTAAGGTCCCACAGCTTTTACACCTTTTATTGTGTGCTTTTCAAGTAAAGATAGAACTGAAGCAATCTAGATAAGTATTAATATCAGTAGAGCTAGAAAAAAAATAGACGGTAAATATAAACTCTAAATTTCAATACCTTACCTTACTCGAATTTGGAACCAACTTCTGCAATGTCTTCATCCTTTGGTTTATCTTGTCTCTCCTTTTCTAGAAAAAGAACATATAATCaattcattgttgttgttattaatttATCAAAAAAAGACAATTGTACTTCTTTATTAGTAGTTCAAAACAGTTTATATGAAAGATCttgagagagagagggggggagGGATCCTCACTCGTTCAGATTGGTTGTGAGTAACAGCAGACAAACTCCTCTTTGTTGAAAATGAGGAAATCTTAGATCCTTTTCTCTTATCATCTCCATCTCCTGTCTCCTGCCTCTATGAGATAACAGAAAAGACCACGAACATTTAATATTGCACAGCTTGAATCACTTTATAAAAAAAGAAACACGAAATATTTCAAGGTTCAATAAATCAGTTTAACTACGCACTACGCATTTATAGTACATAAAGAAACCTTGTACACTATAGAACCACAACCAAAGGTAACATTCCCTTACAAAAGAAACTGGTAACCTTGACAGTAACATCAAATAAAATATACTGATATTGTCTGATAGTGTAAAAGTTGTTATGCTTCCGATTCCATGTATATATGCACAGTAAATACACTCATATTTTATTGCATGAAAACTACTCCAAAGAAGCGTGGTAAAAACCATAACTCAAATTCATAATGAAAAGAAATGATAGATTTACGTGAGATCTACTGTGACAAACAGAGTCATGTTCGTCCACCCTTTTACTAGTGCATTTCTTAACGGAGCTTGTGTTTTCAGTCGACATCACAGATGTAGATGTGAACCTTTCCGCAACCAAATCCCTCTCGCCCGTGTCAATTGTGTCTCTCCGGCTCATGCTCGGGTCAGCCATGCTTCTTAACAGTACTGCATCGATGTGTTTCTCGTTGATCAAGTTCTTAACCTCTTGCTTTCCAAAATACTCGGTGATCTCCAAGTCTTTTGATATCTCCTCATAGCTGGAAGCTCCTATTTTCGCACGCGACATCTCCCCATCCGTTCTGTTGACGTCACCGCTGCGTGATATCACGTGCGTGGAGTCGCCAATTAAGCACGTGGTGATCCCCGGCACGTGTGTGGGTAGTTGCTCACCTTGGTGAAAATTTTGGGGGTGTGCAAAACTTGGCACCAAGGCATCCATGGCCACACTGACTGTGGCCGTGCTTGCCTGAGTGTTAACAAGACATTTGTCGAAGCAATGGACTAGATCTTCCTCTCTATCTCCACCTCCGTCTACGGCGGACTTCCGATGATCATGAGGGATGCCAATGGCTTGGTTGACTATGGATTCAAGGGTGCCGCCAACATGTGCCTTATTATCCCATGTATAAGAATTGAATAAAGgcttattattattaggcatgcgTGGAGGACCTAAACCATGCATTCCTAGCTGCCCGTTTTCCCACGTTAGCTCTGCTACTTCATAATCCAACCTGCATACAAAAAAGAATTAAACCTCATAAACAAGAGGAAAAACTAGATCTAATGATTGAAATAGGGGAAGAGAGTATACCAGGGGACATCAGTTACAAAGGAATTATTGGAGTTAGAGTGAGAGGAAAGAGCAAGGTTTTGATGAGGAAGGGAATTTTCTAGATCCCAGCTGGGTACACACTGGTTCATCTCTAAAGCCAAACAAGAAGGTGCTGTTGGTATTAATAATGGTTTCTTAATCTTGAAGAGGTTCTTTTTAATTTGTTCATATATATACAGGCAACAAAGAATTTTTGGCTCGCGCACCTTCGACGTGTGATGTTGAACGTGTGGTGCTGATGCGTTTTGAAAGAATCTGGACCGTCAGAGGCCCATGCAGAACTAATAGTATGTCATTTGCTGGAAGTGGTGGCAAATGGGCAGATTGAGTACTTGGATTTGGGTCTGTTGAAAACTGGTTAGAACAAAATGGCTCACGTGAAATTTTTGTGGGGAAGATCACTTTTAGTCCGACACCGAAAATATTTTTAGTCGATAGCCACAAAactatataaaatttgtatatttttttttgtatataacatacaatatatatatatatatcacctaatattttttttttgctattattttaagagcgactatacagtattattttttcaaattttatcacttattttttttttatatcaaTTGTTTAGTAAATGGTCTTCTTTTTACTTATATTGTAATTGATAAACTTTTTAGACCACGAATTAGACTCTGTTTGAGCAAAATAAAATCTCATTAGAAAATATTAGGCAAGAGTCTAAAATATTGCAAACTTTAGACCATAATCCAATGTTTGGTGAGCAAACTGAAAATTATATAAACAAAAATTAGATCCGAGATTAACATTATTTGGAAGGAATACTTTCAAGTATTATATTTGTGCAACTTTTCAAATAGTTACAAAATTTAAACAGTATCCTAAAAAGGAATATTTGCGCAAATCATCGCCAAAAATTCAACCCGTCTATATCTATGTGTCAAGAACGCATTGGGTGATTAATGAACGGAATATTGACCCGGGTGTACGTTTTAGGAAAACGGATTGACTTTTGAATGGTCATTTATATTTGATTGAGTTTAAAAAATAAGTATTTAAAGTTAAAATTGAAAACGATGTTTGGACATTAAAATGTTGAATTTTGTGAAGTACAAATCATTACTTCACTTGAAATACTCATTGAACCAGTTTTTAGTTTCaaattttcatttcaaattcaagttgaaataatagataaaattattaaagaaatattgatttgaatttttattgaaCCAACAAAGACAGCCCATTTAATTCCTgggtgtatagggtaaaatatgttcatattaaatgctcgcATAATAAAGTGATATCTGGAGCTGAAGACAGATGTATAGCGAGGCAAATGGCAATCAAGTCCGAGGGCAGCAATCTCGTTTGTTCCCGAAGGAAATGTTGTtcataaagacaaaataaatgtctgccacccggtagcatttaatggagaatattctatagcatcaACTGCATAGTCCGTTACAagagaatatgacattcactgcctatcgttacacattcttcaaggCCCCCCATAATTGTcgtttaagaggggcttgattctaggaccttgttccttaggtgcaactataaatagtgagctcaacaTCCATTGAAAGGGGAGGAATTTTCTGACAAGTTTATGCTATACACTGTTCAAAGAtcaataatattttatcttcttgcttattaatatCGTTATTGCTGCCTCCGGAAGCTCTGCTCCCAGAAACAGGATTTCTGTTATCTCACCttgatttcaacgctaagtctaaCATTCTtgcttaatttatttatcattttgggatcaaattgattcagttgtctttaaacaacgtataaattcaactgtaccgttttacgggttaacagtttggcgcccaccgtgaggcttAGACAGCTGTGTAATTGAGatgatccttgcatctattactgacttgtttgattctttgttcttagcaaaaatcacataaaatgacagataacaatgtcaacatcgcacacaacgttgaggcccaaggaaatcagcctcaGCACGAAGATTTGATTAACGATACCCGCAATAAGGGGGATGAGGCAACGCCGGTCTATAGCGGGTAATATCCACGACATGTTCGAGAGGCAACTCCCGATGATGGTGAAGGCGAGCACGTCGCTGAAATAGTAAGGATCCTGAGGGAGCAACAAAAGGTTATTATGGTCCATCTCTCACAACAGGATCAGGTCATGACGGAGTTGAGGCAGGTGCtgtcgggtgcttccaacaacgcaAATGGATGAGGTCCAATTCCTCCCGGTGTCCCCGCAAACTAAATAATACaaagggtcgacaacaacactccaagGGGCGAAGTCGGTTTCGACAAGGCTGGGGGGAACggtagctgtcacgacccaacccgACGGGCCGCGATgggtacccggtaccttactcaagcAAGTACCagcgtaatgtatctttcttattacatcattatatacacgtgacatacgggcctaataggacaacatcatcatttataaactcaaaacataggccgacaagatcgtacaatctttcacgtacacgacatatgtctacaagcctctaagagtacataaatatcataaaggtcggggcaGGGGCCCACCATACTAATTAGTATATGTTCTAATCATAATGACCACATAAGCAATTCCGGAACAAATgtagtgcaccaacatcttccgctgagctcaTTGCCTACTTGGATGACTCTCGacttgtctatcgagacctgcgggcatgaaacacagcgtccccaggcaaaagagacgtcagtacaaataatgtaccgagtatctaaggaatgaaaatcagtaaataatagacatgagagaaacatggagtaaaagactcgacctgtacgtgtgcatagctctgtgagtcatttcatttttataatgtcatgcatatgcgtataaatgtcataccatgcataggtatatgcgttcatagcatcatcaagcctttgagggtatcccatcatatcatttcagccagtgtgggtaaatcatcaatgtataccagctgattagatagtggtgcgtatataacgccataacattttttcatatcccatatacatataatatacgcgtataaaatgacatctggtcatgagtcaatgtacatgtataaatgcatgaaatgcataagaaatacgttaataatattttcttggaatgtcataaaaataatatgccttaagaaatacgttaataagattttctcggaatgtcataaaaataatatgcttgccggataaattttatcaaatacgtatttttctgagacccatgaacagaagatataataataattcacatggggattcaagaatatagacactcttaatatttttatgaataaagtcatttatgtgcgcctatgcgactcttctcttctcttttctccagcttttagccaatctctaggcttcactttgtgaacatataaaaattatgtcaagttgtccctctgggtgtcattagctttactacatctaagtaggccatactataccataattcttacttcgatttatcgttgcgGAGGTCTGCTATCAAATTCCAGCTTACTCTTGTTGTTTatccatatgtataaatctaagtcattTAATGCTTCCTtgttactgttcatcttaagaatgacgacctaatctcagctcatactttgtgacttttgtccatccattattatttgcctcaatattgatctacaatataccactgataacttgaaacttcttacgtaaaaccttgccactagggcttgcgttgcatcgaggaatatttgaagttatTTCCATAATCATATTTCATAGTATCTCGATGTGATTCACCTTATGAGGGTATTCTGATCTCGTGCCGTCCGTGAAATCTTTTCTCcttctccttttttttcttcaaatcattattcaatcgaaggcccaaacgttatcttttatctgtcacaattacaccttcattttacttccagggcagcattccatctcttctaaatgctagtagtcttagactcctttgagttcattcaggctatactgagccttCTATTACTTAGAGAACctatcagctctcttgttttcatgggcttaatcccgagaacttattcattctcgtcaccttctcactcaccctttCTTGTTCTTACTCTTGTTTTCCTAAAACATTGtcgctctatcatactttagcttgcgaccttcatatatctatttatactgcTCGCAatcttgcttgcaccatagatttccttgtattattctggaacatcaagcgagacatcttatcgtctctaactcttctttactctcttggctagatctctcggtacctagaaaccataggctggaaaatATACCATTGACgatgctgctatcattcctggatactgaatccccgtgcttctagccttctatccgaagtatggactattcacaaccttttgcatttgagtatctcgtacgttgttcacctttaccttacttaccttaaaatcatGCATCACATCTTGCATCTCTTtgataacctcccttccacataggtatgattcacatTCACAACTTAGagctttattataatacttgcacctctggtgaatacacaatccggtgggagcctcatactgacttcttatgaggttggtactcttctaactggattTATTGTAGAGCCGTCATAGAATATGGCtcttgtactatctctcttgtacctctgatattaagagtgatttcgCTATGTtgtcaatcacgatttctataatttttttctgggttcaataatcagactcctgatttacttcgttgatgtaactctttagtttcctcttccttctaatcatcttttatgtaggcttaagctatcttccgatctgcggctcatggtattagtaattactttagcccttcatggacgctatggaatatccatgatacaatgtTCTAGCAATTCAATCCTTTATCTGTGACCTGGACTCAACTCttttttttaacttataccggagtcttctacggttgtatgattgtcaacatatatgctgcatggataatactccaacatcttaagtgcgttcataatgtaactaactctggatcattgatcgaataattcctttcgttccatctcagctttttTTAAACGTAAACTACTACTTTTTCTGGTCTTTCTATCCCCTTATTGATAGCTTATCTTAATTCCCATGCATGCCGGGATTTTCgggcaactcatatgatctcgaatcctacttttgatttttacttcccgttcattagccacggtaggtgccactttcttatggagtgcatacggtgttgttgtgagactgttattATACGACCATTCCCTCTTTgggtcactgagcttaggttgaagccttctcccttacttcctcagctagtctttcattgtagtacttagggaggaccctctgactcttgtaaagttacaagcttatcacaTCATATACTTGACAGAATTTcttttgatgttcttccccgcctataattatccgtagttacttatttctacgcccttgtgcttgtagggttgcttctgaactaatattttgactgtttttccagtggcattctctttcatttacctttaactacaccaactcctatatgaatatatctcaaggatcacgatgtcatatctgcgagactgaattacccatgttggggttcactatgttcatcttgcacaatctgttaaTTTGTCTGTGttctcttgtttagccataactaggctcttcctggattAACTACTAACTACTTGTTGGCTCATTCTCGTATCAATATTATGCGTAATCTTTCATGGGTCATTtactttatcttaacttacgtcccgcactggctccttatctatcattAACATCTCAGGCtacctcctctccttgacgtcgtatttgcataatgttctagaatcgtagcatatctgtaggatttgaataagtgcaatcttatccctttctcattcttatcacattcttcctttaccattccatagttactaggaccacttaattctgacttaataccacatcactgCATATTCCTTCCTTTAGGGGGAGTACTAAGGTTtagagctacgacgatctacctatagatattttacctcttcatctttggcatcttttcacatcatcaatgattcttactcgcctcgcggtaatctttctgtaccaaggataatgaaattcctcactcgcgagggtgacacttagtgtaactggcacatatagtcccttaagcttaactttactcaccttccttgctttagggaagcgtcttcctgaattacctttaaagggtattcttctatcGTCCATTCTACTATCACCGAAACgaaatctaaaattctcatgatgtcgaccattatcgaatcattcagtccctaattcatgtttagtttatcttgttcaccaatccataccaatttcttattactctagggtctaattttttcttttggtaatcgcgttggagtcacgaacttatttctcgaaatgaggatatgactttatggcctatactcttttattatctcaaggcctgtcacctctcatccTTTCCTTCACctgactatagactttgtaatactgtcatctttttgatctaccgttgtcatccatgtatcacatcttactcataatgcttcattaactctcttcttatttccctgctaatatttttgtctatcactttattttgaaaacttcaacaagacattcttttgcttttagcttccCTTTACTCCATCCAGTGGCTTTTCGGGTTTCTTAACGTTCTTGCTCTACTAGGGACGAGAATCACacaaagataatatttatcccttcaaggcttccagtgcctatctttgtaataTTCATATCTGGCTGTACTATTGTAGAgttcaccatctgggtgtctcacaaggagatctgttagcacatttgcaatatacTTCAGAAATAtcaactaacacaaataatccatccaccattttgggtcactctaaccccagccagatCCTGATATCCATCCtactcttatactacttctgttagcttccatagggcataaatgagatgggtgtggccaattgtacatacctttgttacaattgaaggtaacGCAAAATGCTTAtgtttctctgcttgaattgtagataatgttcatctctactaactaggtacctcgtaccactcatcaccttgcttctttaacttgttgaaacttgtacttTCTAATTCTTTCATTGCTTTTTACCCTAAGAGTGGATAGGCAttattgccttagggatccttatcaagaagctttcACATCTTATATAcatatgatctgctgaataccttatatttatccatcataagcatgatgccaaaaattgagttcctctaactcaactcttccacaactatatcccTTAGCAACCGTccttctggatgtaggcatcgttgtattatgaataagatagagtttagaaaattgagttcatacaattgagctctaccacacgatccagagtaagaagaaagagtgacaatcctaaatgccctgtagcctcctgcttataagtgcggtgcacaacacactcattaacaagactctactagacatggcttgtagactccctaggacagaactgctctgataccacttttgtcacgacccaacccgacgggccgcgacgggcacctggtatcttactcaactgagtaccaacgtaacgtatctttcttattacatcatcatatacacgtgacatacaggcctaataggccaacatcatcatttataaactcaaaacataggtcgataaggccgtacaatctttcacgtacacgatatATGTCttcaagcctctaagagtacataattatcataaaggtcgggatagaggcccaccatactaatcagtatatgttctaatcatactgaccacataagtaACTCCGAAACAAATGGAgagcaccaacatcttccgcagagctgatcgcctactttgaggactctcgacctgtctatcgagacctgcgggcatgaaacgcagcgtcccaaGGAAAAAGGGaagtcagtacaaataatataccgagtatgtaaggaatgaaaatcagtaaataatagacatgagagaaacatggactaaaagactcgacatgtacgtgtgcatagctctgtgcgtcatttcatttttataatgtcatgtatatgcgtataaatgtcataccatgcataggtatatgcgttcatagcatcatcaagcctttgagggcatcccatcatatcatttcagccagtgtgggtaaatcatcaacgtataccagctgatcagatggtggtgcgtatataacaccataacatttttccatatcccatatacatataatatacgcgtataaaacgacatctggtcatgggttaatgtacatgtataaatgcatgaaatgcataagaaatatgttaataatattttctcagaatgtcataaaaataatatgccttaagaaatacgttaataagattttctcggaatgtcataaaaataatatgcctgtcg
The DNA window shown above is from Nicotiana tomentosiformis chromosome 8, ASM39032v3, whole genome shotgun sequence and carries:
- the LOC104103102 gene encoding transcription factor UNE10-like isoform X2, whose protein sequence is MNQCVPSWDLENSLPHQNLALSSHSNSNNSFVTDVPWLDYEVAELTWENGQLGMHGLGPPRMPNNNKPLFNSYTWDNKAHVGGTLESIVNQAIGIPHDHRKSAVDGGGDREEDLVHCFDKCLVNTQASTATVSVAMDALVPSFAHPQNFHQGEQLPTHVPGITTCLIGDSTHVISRSGDVNRTDGEMSRAKIGASSYEEISKDLEITEYFGKQEVKNLINEKHIDAVLLRSMADPSMSRRDTIDTGERDLVAERGRRQEMEMIREKDLRFPHFQQRGVCLLLLTTNLNERDKINQRMKTLQKLVPNSSKTNKASMLDEVIEYLKQLQAQVQAMSGMNNNMSPMLANMAVLQQQQQLQMASMGMGMAGFMHINGALISRPNITAMPMPSLLHPTASNFMPIASGVSPGDRNINAASLVPDPLAAFPTCQSQPMNMDAYSRIAALYQQYLQPPANLGFKN
- the LOC104103102 gene encoding transcription factor UNE10-like isoform X1, which produces MNQCVPSWDLENSLPHQNLALSSHSNSNNSFVTDVPWLDYEVAELTWENGQLGMHGLGPPRMPNNNKPLFNSYTWDNKAHVGGTLESIVNQAIGIPHDHRKSAVDGGGDREEDLVHCFDKCLVNTQASTATVSVAMDALVPSFAHPQNFHQGEQLPTHVPGITTCLIGDSTHVISRSGDVNRTDGEMSRAKIGASSYEEISKDLEITEYFGKQEVKNLINEKHIDAVLLRSMADPSMSRRDTIDTGERDLVAERFTSTSVMSTENTSSVKKCTSKRVDEHDSVCHSRSHRQETGDGDDKRKGSKISSFSTKRSLSAVTHNQSERKRRDKINQRMKTLQKLVPNSSKTNKASMLDEVIEYLKQLQAQVQAMSGMNNNMSPMLANMAVLQQQQQLQMASMGMGMAGFMHINGALISRPNITAMPMPSLLHPTASNFMPIASGVSPGDRNINAASLVPDPLAAFPTCQSQPMNMDAYSRIAALYQQYLQPPANLGFKN